CATCCGAATCGCTGTAATAGTGTTTCCCATCATCATCAACAGTAGAAACGCAAAAAACCACATAATCCAGCGTCCCTTGAAAAACAGTGGTTCAAAAACAAACAAAATAAAATAAAAACATTTTTTTATCGTGATCATGTATCGCCCTTCTTTATCAACAAAAACATATACATGGCCTGCTCCCCATATTCACAATTTCATCCACTTAAAAGCCATTCTGCACTTATTGCATGATGAATTGTCTTAACGAAATGCGGCATTATAAAGAGATATAGGTGTAATTGCATTTATAATTTTTCCTGCCAAAGGCTTCATAAGAATTGCTGTGGGTACCTAAATCCAGCTTATTGAGTGATCACTTAAAAAATTTTTTAGTGAAATTGCCCAACTCATGCTATTAAGCATTCACCTCTCCCGTGCACTTTCTGAAACATGCGCCATCAGTGGCGATAAGAAATACTCAATTACTCTACGCTGCCCCGTTTTAATCTCTACCGTTACCGCCATTCCCGGTGCCAGCTTTAGCCATTTACCATCAACATTCATTTTATTTTTGTGTAATTTAATTCTGGCCTGATATATCAACCCTAATTTTTCATCTGGTACGGCATCAAATGAAACGTTTCTCACCAATCCTTCAATTAAGCCGTATTTGGTGTAATTAAAGGTTTCAATTTTAATGGCGGCGGCCTGCCCGGCATTGACAAAGCCAATGTCTTTGTTTTCTAGTACCACTTCGGCCTCTACGGCTTCATCTTTTGGCACGATCACCAGCAGGGCTTGCGCGGGGGTGACTACGCCGCCTACGGTGTGAACGGCCAGTTGCTGCACAATTCCGGCTACGGGCGCGGTTAGGCGGGTTTGTTTTTGTAATTGGCCTGCTTTAACCACGTCTTGGGTAAACGAGCGGGCTTGCTCGCTGGCTTGGCTAAGCAAATCGTGCTGGGTACGGCGAAACTCTGCCTGTATGGCGATTCTTTGCTGGGCATTACCGCGAATAGCCGCATCCAGCTCTGATTTTTTATGCCGCTGGTTGGCTAAATCTTGCTCGGCCTCTATTCTGGCCTGCTGCTTCTCTAGCACGCCGTGCTTGGAAACAAAGTTTTGCCGCGCCAAATCCTGAAAATCTTTTTCGCGCTGCTTAATAATCGGTAAGGTTTGCTCAAATTTGGCGATCTGATCTTGCACCCCAGCCCGCTCGGCTTGCTTACGTGAAGTATCACTATCTAGGGTAGATAGCTTGGCTTGCAATTCTTGCCACTGGCTGAGCGCCAAACGGCTGGCTTGCAGAGATTGCAGCTCCTTACCTGCCGCCACATGATTAACTACAGGCAATTGCCCACTATCTAAAGCGGCAAGCAAGGCTTTGGCCCGCAGCGCGTTTAATTCTGCATCGTGCAGATTGGTTTGCTGCTTGGTGTTTTCTGCGCCAGAAACGGTGGCATCCAGCTCGATCAATAGCTGCCCCGCCTGCACCATTTGCCCGTCTTGCACATGAATGGATTTCACCACCCCTGCCTCTAAGGGCTGAATGGTTTTACTGCGATCAGACACAATCAACCTGCCGGGTGCCACGGCCACAATATCAATCTTGCCAAGGCAGGCCCATGCAAGCGCAATCAAAATAAAAGCGAGCAAGGCCCAAAGGGTGATGCGGGCGGCGGGGTGAGGGGGATTTTCTTGCAGCTCTAGCGCTGCGGGTAAAAAGGCAAGCTCGTCAGCGCTTTTAGGGGGTAGATCTTGCTGCTTGCGGATTTGCCACGCTGCAGCAAAAATTTGTCGGTACTTTGTAAGTAATTCGCCGACAACTTGATATTTCATCTTTACTTCACTATATGCATTTCAAAAGCATATAGTAAGTATTTAAAATAAAATGGTCAATTTAAAACAAACAAAAATAAGGACTAAAATCAATAAATATGAAAGAAGTAGGTAATTATAAGTAATGTAAAACCCGAACAATACAAATAAATATTTTATTGTCATTTTTATATATGTACTTCGCTTCAATCACACCATTAAATAACTTACACAATTGAAAGCAAATACCCAGCACGCAGATTACTTAGCCCTCGGCTTAAGACTATTCATCATTCGAATCAACTCTAAAGCAGGGCGCTGCTCAATTGCTGCGGTTTGCCTGTCTTGGCTAAGCACTCGCAGGGGGATCAATACGCAAAGCATGGGGTCAGGTAAAGTAGTGCGCATATAAAACCCTCATCAATGTAAAATTAAACTTCCTCAACAACCCAACCTTCACCACAATTACTTAACATTAACTCATCGTCCCCAACCCCTGAATAAGACAAACCATCAACACCAAAATAATTAATATAAAACTCAACAACCACATTAATCCTACGGCACTTTTTAACTTCAACAAAATCAATTGATTTTTTATAAAAATAAACGATAAATTCACTGGGGTAATCAAAAGGCATGTACCCAGTCACATGACAACAATTCGCATTTATCATTATAAAATCATTCACATTTAAATAATAAATCGGCTTCTCCGGCCAAAACCAATCTGTACGCCAACTCTCGTTATTTGATTTAAACCCCCTGTGACTTCCATGACTAACGGAAATTGCCTGTGGATAACCATTTAAAACCTTCTGTATTGCTACAATATATGCAGCATTTATTGATTCTTCATTCAAATCAGGCGCATTACCCGCTAAAAAATGTTTTATAAAAAAAACAGACGTAACACACAAAAAGGCAGATATAAATAACAGCCTAAACATGACAGCTCCACAGAAAGTAAGGAATAACTGGGGTAAGAGTACAGTTAAATCCGCTTTCTTTGGCTCTAAGAGCATTAAGCATAGTAGGATTTAATTTTGGTAGAGTAGAGAGCAGGTTTTCACCTGCCCTCCCTCATCAAACCGTGCATGCGATTTTCCCGCACA
This genomic interval from Iodobacter fluviatilis contains the following:
- a CDS encoding HlyD family type I secretion periplasmic adaptor subunit, with amino-acid sequence MKYQVVGELLTKYRQIFAAAWQIRKQQDLPPKSADELAFLPAALELQENPPHPAARITLWALLAFILIALAWACLGKIDIVAVAPGRLIVSDRSKTIQPLEAGVVKSIHVQDGQMVQAGQLLIELDATVSGAENTKQQTNLHDAELNALRAKALLAALDSGQLPVVNHVAAGKELQSLQASRLALSQWQELQAKLSTLDSDTSRKQAERAGVQDQIAKFEQTLPIIKQREKDFQDLARQNFVSKHGVLEKQQARIEAEQDLANQRHKKSELDAAIRGNAQQRIAIQAEFRRTQHDLLSQASEQARSFTQDVVKAGQLQKQTRLTAPVAGIVQQLAVHTVGGVVTPAQALLVIVPKDEAVEAEVVLENKDIGFVNAGQAAAIKIETFNYTKYGLIEGLVRNVSFDAVPDEKLGLIYQARIKLHKNKMNVDGKWLKLAPGMAVTVEIKTGQRRVIEYFLSPLMAHVSESARER